The nucleotide window GAGTCCCCGTCACATCGGAACATCGCAGCCCTGTGGAACACGATCGGCCCGATGATTGGCCTTGGGGCCGGGGCTCTCGGTGCTGCACTTCTCCTCGATCTCACCTCCGAACCGACAACTGCCGTCTTCGGGTCGCTCGTGCTTGCCTTCCTCATCGTGGCAACGGTCGTGTGGAGCACACCGGAACTGGTCCCGAAGACCCAGATACGACGTGGCGACCTCCGTCCGCGGTTCACCGTGCCACCGCACCTACGCCGCATGTTCACCGTCGGAGTGCCCGTGATCATCGCCGGGTGGGCGACCAACGGACTCTTCCTTGCGCTCGGAGCCGACCTCGTCGGCAGTGAGCTTGGGGGCTCCACGCACACCCAAGCTGGGATCGTCCTCTTCGCACTGGCGATCTCCGGAGTCACCGCCTCCTCCGTCCTACAGCGGCGTTCCGCCCGCACCATCAGCCTGTATGCGACCAGTGCCCTGGCGTTCGGCACCGCAGTGAGCATCGGCGCCCTCGCACTCGGTTCCTACCCAGCCTATGTCGCCTCGGTCGCGATCGTCGGTTCCGGGTTCGGCACAGCGTTCCTCGGGGTACTGCGCACACTCATGCCCCACACGGCATCGTCGGAACGCGCCGCCGTGATGGCTGTGATCTACACAGTTGCCTACCTGGCATTCGGCGTGCCCACCATCGTCGCCGGATTGCTCGTGCCGGTGCTCACCCTGTCGGGGACGATGACGATCCTCGGTGCGATCATCATCGCCCTCAGCCTCGTCGCCACCGTCCTGCGCCTGCGCATCCCGCACCCGGCCGCAGGCCCGGCAGAGGCTGACGACTTCCCCGAGCCTCCCACCGGCTCTCACCGCCGATCCGCACCCGACCGAGAGGAGCAGCCATGACCTACGTGATCGCGCTTCCCTGCGTGGACGTCAAGGACCGCGCCTGCATCGACGAATGTCCTGTCGACTGCATCTACGAGGGCGAACGCTCGCTCTACATCCACCCCGACGAATGCGTCGACTGCGGAGCCTGCGAACCGGTCTGCCCCGTCGAGGCCATCTACTACGAAGACGACCTGCCCGACGAATGGTCTGACTACTCCAAGGCCAACGTCGAGTTCTTCGACGAGTTGGGTTCTCCCGGAGGAGCCGCGAAGACCGGACCGACGGGCTTCGACCATCCCCTCATCGCCGCATTGCCCATCCAACACGAGCAGACCCTCTGAGAAGGGGTTTCCGATTGATCCATACCGACACAACACACAAGTCTTGACTAGTACCCCCTCGGGGTATAGGGTAGGCATATTGATGAAAGGAAATGACATGCAGAGGAGACTGCGAACAGGACTGGCAGCGGGAGCCCTCGGAGTGGCGCTCGTGCTCGCCGGTTGCGCCAGCGGAGCAGACGACAACCAGCAGACCGACCCCTCGGCTACTGAGGAGCATCAGGGCCACGGCGGCAACAACGCAGAAAGCGGTGATGAAGAGATGGAGCACCCGATGGACGGCGGACCGGCACCCGAGGGTATCGCCGAAGCCAGTGAGCCCACCTACCCTGTCGGTACCGAGGTGCAGCTCACGGCCGACCACATGGAAGGCATGGAAGGGGCTACAGCAACGATTTCCGGCGCATTCGACACGTACACGTACTCCGTGAACTACACGCCCGCAGGTGGCGGCGACCCCGTCACTGATCACAAGTGGGTCGTGCAGGAAGAAATTGAGGATGCCGGCGACGCGCGCCTGGCCGACGGCACAGAGGTGACTCTGCTCGCCGAGCACATGGAAGGCATGGAAGGCGTAAAGGCCATCATTGCTTCGTCCACCGATGAGACGGTCTACATGGTCGACTACGAGACGGACGGCATGAAGATGACGAACCACAAGTGGGTCGTCGAGAGCGAGATCCAACCAGCGTCCTGAGCCGACGTTCGCTTGCCCGGCCACCGGGTGAGCGGCAATCGGCCTGGCTCGATGACGGAGGAGAGGAATCATGACGGACCCGAACTCACACCAGCACCACGGTCACGAAACCGATACACCCGCCCACGGCGAGCATCACCACGGGTCTGTGTCCGCGCACGCCTCGGCGGATGCGCACGGCACGCGCGAGGGTCAGCACACCGGGCATCAGGGCCACGCCATGGACCACGGGCAGCACTCAGGCCACACGGGCCTCGACGAGCACGGCGGCCACGATGAGCATGCCCAGCACGGTGGGCACGGAGATCACAGCGGCCATGGCGGGCACGGGGACCACGTTGGCCAGTTCCGCCGGCTGTTTTGGATCAACCTCGTCATCGCCATCCCCGCGGTTGCCCTCTCACCGATGTTCGCCATGCTGCTGGGCTACGAGGTCCCCGGCTGGGCGGGCTGGGTCGCCGCGGCACTGGGCACCGTCATGTACGTCTGGGGCGGCAGGCCCTTCCTCACCGGTGCCGTCAGCGAGTTGAAGTCCCGCAAGCCCGGGATGATGCTACTCATCGCTCTGGCGATCACGGTGGCCTTCTTCGCCTCCTGGGCCGCCACGCTCGGGCTCGTCCATCACGAGCTCGAATTCTGGTGGGAACTGGCGCTGCTGATCGTCATCATGCTGCTGGGCCATTGGATCGAGATGCGCTCCCTGGCCCAGACCACCTCGGCGCTCGACTCGTTGGCGGCACTGCTGCCAGACGAGGCCGAGCGCGTCGAGGGCGAGAACGTCGTCAAGGTGGCCCCAGCCGACCTCGACGTGGGCGACGTGGTCATCGTGCGCCCCGGCGGCAGCGTCCCGGCTGACGGAACCATCGTCGACGGCCGCGCCGAGATGGACGAGTCCATGATCACCGGCGAGTCCCGCCCGGTCTCTCGCGGCGAGGGCCAGACCGTCACCGCCGGCACCGTCGCCACCGACTCCGGCCTGCGGGTGGAGATTACCGCCACCGGTGACGACACCGCCCTGGCCGGCATCAACCGGCTCGTCGCCGAGGCGCAGAACTCATCCTCCCGCGCCCAGCGGATCGCCGACAAGGCCGCGGCCTGGCTGTTCTGGTTCGCTCTTGGCGCGGCGCTGGTCACTGCGGTCGTCTGGACGCTCATCGGCATGCCCGACGAGGCCGTCGTGCGCACCATCACCGTGCTCGTCATCGCCTGCCCCCACGCCCTCGGCCTGGCGATCCCGCTGGTCGTCTCCATCGCCACCGAGCGAGCCGCCCGCGGAGGCGTCCTAGTGAAGGACCGCCTGGCGCTGGAGTCCATGCGGCAGGTCGACGCGGTGCTGTTCGACAAGACCGGCACGCTGACCAAGGGCGAGCCCACCGTCACCGGCGTCGAGCCGACCGGCGAACTCGACGCCGACCAGGTCCTCGCCCTCGCTGCCTCGGCCGAGGCCGACAGCGAGCACCCGCTCGCCAAGGCCATCGTCACCGCCGCCAAGGACAAGGGCCTTGCCCTCCAGCAGGCCAGCGGCTTCTCATCCTCGCCCGCCGTCGGCGTCACCGCGACCGTCTCCGGCCAGGAGGTCCGCGTCGGCGGGCCCCGGCTGCTCGAGGAGACCGGTCAGCACGAGGTCGGCACGGCCGAGGCATGGCGCTCCGAGGGCGCGATCATTCTGCACGTTCTCCGCGGCGGCCAGGTGGTCGGCGGGCTGAGGCTCGCCGACGAGGTCCGGCCAGAATCCCGCGACGCCGTCGACGCCCTCCACGCCCTCGGCGTCGAGGTCGTCATGATCACCGGCGATGCCGAGGCGGTCGCGAACGAGGTCGGACGGGAGCTCGGCATCGACCGCGTCTTCGCCGGCGTGCGCCCGGAGGACAAGTCCGCGAAGGTCTCCCAGCTGCAGGAAGAGGGCAAGAGGGTCGCGATGGTCGGCGACGGCGTCAACGACGCCCCGGCTCTGGCGCAGGCCGATGTCGGCATCGCGATCGGCGCGGGCACCGATGTCGCCATCGCCTCGGCCGGGGTGATCCTGGCCAGTTCCGACCCACGCAGCGTGCTCTCGATCATCCAGCTGTCGCGACGCGCATACGGCAAGATGAAGCAGAACCTGTGGTGGGCCGCCGGCTACAACCTTCTTTCGGTGCCGTTGGCGGCCGGTATCCTGGCACCGGTGGGATTCGTCCTGCCAATGTCGATCGGCGCGATCCTGATGTCAGCCTCCACCGTGGTTGTCGCGCTCAACGCCCAGCTGCTGCGGCGCATCGACCTCACACCCGAAGCCAGCACGCGTTCCGTCCTGGAGCGCCAGAAGTAAGGACATGCCCATGTCTGTCGATACCGATTCCCACCAGCACGGCTACATCAGCGACAAGGAGCGCTATCTCGGCCGCATGAAGCGCATCGAAGGACAGGCGCGTGGGATCGCGAAGATGATCGATGAGGAGAAGTACTGCATCGACATCCTCACCCAGGTCTCCGCTCTGACCCGTGCCCTCCAGGGGGTTGCGACTGGTCTGCTCGACGACCATCTCAAGCACTGCGTGCTTGATGCCGCCAAGCTCAGCGACGAGGCGGCCGTCGAGAAGATCCAGGAAGCCACCGACGCCATCAACCGGCTCGTTCGCTCCTGAACCCGGACCCCGATCACCGCGTTCCAGGACACGGCGGGCACAAACCCTCAGGATGCCAGCGCGCTTGCTCCTTGCCGACGCGCCGTCCGCCCGCGACGCGCTCACCTTCGCTCAGCGGGCCGCGCAGGCCGGTGCCCATGGCGTGCGCTTGCAGGCCGCGGCCGGGCTGCTGCGCATGAGCGCAGCCGCGCTAACGCCCCGTGGTCCGCTCGACCGCACTCCTACGATCCTCGTCCTTCGCACGCTCCGCTCCGACCCTCAGCTGCAGTGCGACGTCACCGTGGAAACGTTGACCGCGACCGCCGACCCCCTGACCCTGGCGCTGCCGGAGACCGCGCTGGCACCCGCCTGGACCAGCGTCGAACCCCCGCAACACGGGTGGAGACTTATTGCCGATGTGACCAGCCTGACGCTGATGCGCAGCGCCCGTGCCGGCATCGAGGCCGTCGCCCAAGCACTTCCCGACAAACCCGGCGACGATGTCGTCCGCAAGATCCGGGGCACGGTTTGGGGTACCCCGGACACGGCACTCGCATCGCTGCCACAAGGCGTTGCGTTCGCCGCCTACGTCTTCGGGTTCCTCAGCCGAGGAAACGGGGCCACGATCTCAACCGCCGGCCGTTGGACGCGGTTGACCCTCCCGACTGGACACGTGCTCCTGCGCGGACCCGTCGCCTCTGGCCTCACCCCGATCCGCCGCACCCGGCCACGCGTCTCCAAGTCCGTCACATCGATTGAATAACCCTTGATACCCTATAGGGGTATGGGGTAGTATTGATGACTATGAAGAAGGTTGAGCACGTGCACGCCACGTATGACACACCGCATCTGAATGCGGCGGTCGGAGTCTTCGCGTTGCTGGCGAATCCGGTGAGTGTGAAGATGATCCTCGCCATTCGCGACATCGAGGTCTCTGCCAATCATCTGGCGGACATCGTCGACCTTCCCGTCGACCAGACCTCCCACGAGCTTCACCGCCTGGAGTCGGCCGGGATCGTGAGTCGGCAGCGACGCGAGTCCGGCGACTTCTACCTATTGAACGGTGTGCATGCCGGGGCGCTGGCTGAGGCTGCGATCTTCCATGCCGAACATCAGCAGCAGGAACGCACTCGTGCGGGTTCTCCCACCTCGAACTCGCGACCGAACTGACAGAGGAGGCATCATGCCCCGTTTTTCCCGATTGACCCCTGAGACCGCAGTGGGGGCCTCACGAGACTTGCTCGGCGATCTCGTCGAGCGGCACGGCCAGGTCGGAGACATGGTCTCGACGATGGCGCACTCCCCGGCGGTGCTCGGCGGCTATCTGCAGCTGAGCAAAGCCATGCGTCGCGCCAAGCTCGACCGTAAGGTCAGCGAGCTCGTTTCGATCGCCGTGCAGTCGAAGCAGGGATGCGGAATGTGCCTGGCCTCGCACATCAGCGCGGCACGATCGCTCGGGGTCAGCGATGACGAGATCGCACTCGCCCAGCAGGGTAC belongs to Micrococcus sp. 2A and includes:
- a CDS encoding helix-turn-helix domain-containing protein, producing the protein MKKVEHVHATYDTPHLNAAVGVFALLANPVSVKMILAIRDIEVSANHLADIVDLPVDQTSHELHRLESAGIVSRQRRESGDFYLLNGVHAGALAEAAIFHAEHQQQERTRAGSPTSNSRPN
- a CDS encoding carboxymuconolactone decarboxylase family protein, whose protein sequence is MPRFSRLTPETAVGASRDLLGDLVERHGQVGDMVSTMAHSPAVLGGYLQLSKAMRRAKLDRKVSELVSIAVQSKQGCGMCLASHISAARSLGVSDDEIALAQQGTAMTGPVAAMIALGLQIYREPTSITDEQIDELRGYGYSDREISDVVGVVSLNILTGAFNLVAGLTPGD
- a CDS encoding MFS transporter, producing the protein MLSLAATILMMAAASAPSLFYPQIAERLGLIPVATTLVFAVYTFTLLAALLYLGPLSDHVGRRPVVAAGSLALALSVAMFWFAGSLAALLVARALQGLAAGLLIPALSAMMIDFESPSHRNIAALWNTIGPMIGLGAGALGAALLLDLTSEPTTAVFGSLVLAFLIVATVVWSTPELVPKTQIRRGDLRPRFTVPPHLRRMFTVGVPVIIAGWATNGLFLALGADLVGSELGGSTHTQAGIVLFALAISGVTASSVLQRRSARTISLYATSALAFGTAVSIGALALGSYPAYVASVAIVGSGFGTAFLGVLRTLMPHTASSERAAVMAVIYTVAYLAFGVPTIVAGLLVPVLTLSGTMTILGAIIIALSLVATVLRLRIPHPAAGPAEADDFPEPPTGSHRRSAPDREEQP
- a CDS encoding YdhK family protein codes for the protein MQRRLRTGLAAGALGVALVLAGCASGADDNQQTDPSATEEHQGHGGNNAESGDEEMEHPMDGGPAPEGIAEASEPTYPVGTEVQLTADHMEGMEGATATISGAFDTYTYSVNYTPAGGGDPVTDHKWVVQEEIEDAGDARLADGTEVTLLAEHMEGMEGVKAIIASSTDETVYMVDYETDGMKMTNHKWVVESEIQPAS
- a CDS encoding heavy metal translocating P-type ATPase; amino-acid sequence: MFAMLLGYEVPGWAGWVAAALGTVMYVWGGRPFLTGAVSELKSRKPGMMLLIALAITVAFFASWAATLGLVHHELEFWWELALLIVIMLLGHWIEMRSLAQTTSALDSLAALLPDEAERVEGENVVKVAPADLDVGDVVIVRPGGSVPADGTIVDGRAEMDESMITGESRPVSRGEGQTVTAGTVATDSGLRVEITATGDDTALAGINRLVAEAQNSSSRAQRIADKAAAWLFWFALGAALVTAVVWTLIGMPDEAVVRTITVLVIACPHALGLAIPLVVSIATERAARGGVLVKDRLALESMRQVDAVLFDKTGTLTKGEPTVTGVEPTGELDADQVLALAASAEADSEHPLAKAIVTAAKDKGLALQQASGFSSSPAVGVTATVSGQEVRVGGPRLLEETGQHEVGTAEAWRSEGAIILHVLRGGQVVGGLRLADEVRPESRDAVDALHALGVEVVMITGDAEAVANEVGRELGIDRVFAGVRPEDKSAKVSQLQEEGKRVAMVGDGVNDAPALAQADVGIAIGAGTDVAIASAGVILASSDPRSVLSIIQLSRRAYGKMKQNLWWAAGYNLLSVPLAAGILAPVGFVLPMSIGAILMSASTVVVALNAQLLRRIDLTPEASTRSVLERQK
- a CDS encoding metal-sensitive transcriptional regulator, producing MSVDTDSHQHGYISDKERYLGRMKRIEGQARGIAKMIDEEKYCIDILTQVSALTRALQGVATGLLDDHLKHCVLDAAKLSDEAAVEKIQEATDAINRLVRS
- the fdxA gene encoding ferredoxin, with the protein product MTYVIALPCVDVKDRACIDECPVDCIYEGERSLYIHPDECVDCGACEPVCPVEAIYYEDDLPDEWSDYSKANVEFFDELGSPGGAAKTGPTGFDHPLIAALPIQHEQTL